One Equus caballus isolate H_3958 breed thoroughbred chromosome 14, TB-T2T, whole genome shotgun sequence DNA segment encodes these proteins:
- the CXXC5 gene encoding CXXC-type zinc finger protein 5, which yields MSSLGSGPQDTGGSSSSNANGSSGSGPKAGAADKSAAVAATTPASVADDAPPPERRNKSGIISEPLNKSLRRSRPLSHYSSFGGSGGSGGGTMMGGESAEKAAAAAAAASLLANGHDLAAAMAVDKSNPTSKHKSGAVASLLSKAERATELAAEGQLTLQQFAQSTEMLKRVVQEHLPLMSEAAAGLPDMEAVAGAEALNGQSDFPYLGAFPINPGLFIMTPAGVFLAESALHMAGLAEYPMQGELASAISSGKKKRKRCGMCAPCRRRINCEQCSSCRNRKTGHQICKFRKCEELKKKPSAALEKVMLPTGAAFRWFQ from the coding sequence ATGTCGAGCCTCGGCAGTGGCCCGCAGGACACCGGCGGCAGTAGCAGCAGCAATGCCAAtggcagcagtggcagtggcCCAAAGGCGGGAGCAGCTGACAAGAGTGCAGCGGTGGCCGCAACTACGCCAGCTTCAGTGGCGGATGACGCACCGCCCCCCGAGCGTCGGAACAAGAGCGGCATTATCAGTGAACCCCTCAATAAGAGCCTGCGTCGCTCCCGCCCTCTCTCCCACTACTCTTCCTttgggggcagtgggggcagTGGCGGTGGCACCATGATGGGCGGGGAGTCTGCTGAAAAGGCTGCTGCGGCCGCAGCTGCTGCCTCCCTGTTGGCCAATGGGCACGACCTGGCGGCAGCCATGGCTGTGGACAAAAGCAACCCTACCTCAAAGCACAAAAGTGGTGCTGTGGCCAGCCTGCTGAGCAAGGCGGAGAGGGCCACGGAGCTGGCAGCCGAGGGACAGCTGACGCTGCAGCAGTTTGCGCAGTCCACGGAGATGCTGAAGCGCGTGGTGCAGGAGCACCTGCCGCTGATGAGTGAGGCGGCCGCTGGCCTGCCCGACATGGAGGCTGTGGCGGGCGCTGAAGCCCTCAATGGCCAGTCCGACTTCCCCTACCTGGGCGCCTTCCCCATCAACCCAGGCCTCTTCATCATGACCCCGGCAGGCGTGTTCCTGGCCGAGAGTGCGCTGCACATGGCCGGCCTGGCCGAGTACCCCATGCAGGGAGAGCTGGCCTCCGCCATCAGCTCGGGCAAGAAGAAGCGGAAACGCTGCGGCATGTGTGCGCCCTGCCGGCGGCGCATCAACTGCGAGCAGTGCAGCAGTTGTAGGAACCGAAAGACTGGCCATCAGATTTGCAAATTCAGAAAATGTGAGGAACTCAAAAAGAAGCCTTCCGCTGCTCTGGAG